In Oryza brachyantha chromosome 1, ObraRS2, whole genome shotgun sequence, the following are encoded in one genomic region:
- the LOC102718979 gene encoding protein PIGMENT DEFECTIVE 338, chloroplastic-like produces MPPAMAAAAAPRRLLFPVSPPLSKTLRVLPVARGGQSQRRHVALARSARPRPLDDELAAGFVRSLDAPGQEDAGGRYDPKPGDFAVGVVVSGTEARLDVAVGADRLATLLAKELLPLDRSDPRAFAEAAPPRPGSVGVVASPTAGEDARRQKPGGRMLVPPGTVVFAEVLGRTLSGRPLLSARRLFRRLAWHRARQIMQLDEPIEVKIYEWNTGGLLTRIEGLRAFLPKFELMDRIKTFTDLKNKVGCSIRVCITRLDEETNDLIISEKKAWEMTYLKEGTLIQGTVRKIFPYGAQVRIAGTNRSGLLHISNISQGRVFSVNDILKMDDEIKVLVVKSNVPDKIALSISDLESAPGLFLTDKARVFSEAEEMAERYREQLPADSKNTKLDADLQGGTVPFDDEGTLYANWKWFQFLEDGKPGENDN; encoded by the exons atgccgccggcgatggcggcggcggcagcgccgcgCCGTCTCCTGTTCCCCGTATCGCCTCCCCTGTCGAAGACGCTGAGGGTTCTCCCCGTGGCAAGAGGTGGTCAGAGCCAGAGGAGGCATGTCGCTCTGGCGAGGTCCGCGCGGCCGCGCCCCCTCGATGACGAGCTGGCTGCCGGCTTCGTCCGCAGCCTCGACGCCCCGGGGCAGGAGGACGCGGGCGGGAGGTACGACCCCAAGCCCGGGGACTTCGCCGTCGGGGTGGTGGTCTCCGGCACCGAGGCGcgcctcgacgtcgccgtgGGCGCCGACCGCCTCGCCACGCTCCTCGCCAAGGAGCTCCTCCCGCTCGACCGCTCCGATCCCCGCGCCTTCGCTGAGGCAGCTCCGCCTCGGCCGGGGAGCGTGGGGGTCGTGGCGAGCCCCACCGCCGGTGAGGATGCCCGGAGGCAGAAGCCCGGGGGCAGGATGCTGGTGCCACCCGGCACGGTGGTGTTCGCCGAGGTGCTGGGTCGCACGCTGAGCGGCCGGCCGCTGCTGTCAGCGAGGCGACTCTTCCGGCGCCTCGCTTGGCACCGCGCCCGGCAG ATTATGCAGCTTGACGAGCCAATTGAGGTCAAAATTTACGAGTGGAACACCGGGGGCCTTCTCACAAGAATTGAG GGGCTGAGAGCATTCCTTCCTAAGTTTGAGCTCATGGACAGGATAAAGACGTTCACAGACTTGAAAAACAAA GTTGGGTGCAGCATACGTGTGTGCATTACAAGGCTTGATGAAGAGACTAATGACCTGATAATTAGTGAGAAGAAAGCTTGG GAAATGACATATCTTAAAGAAGGAACTCTTATTCAAGGGACTGTTCGCAAGATTTTCCCATATGGTGCTCAGGTTAGAATAGCTGGGACCAACAGGAG TGGATTGTTGCATATTTCGAATATTAGTCAAGGGCGTGTCTTTTCAGTAAATGACATCCTAAAGATGGATGATGAGATAAAAGTTCTGGTGGTCAAGTCAAATGTTCCAGATAAAATTGCGCTTAG CATATCTGATCTTGAGAGTGCTCCTGGTCTATTTCTTACGGACAAAGCA AGGGTGTTCTCAGAAGCCGAGGAAATGGCAGAGAGGTACCGGGAGCAGCTTCCAGCTGATTCTAAGAACACTAAATTAGATGCTGACCTTCAAGGAGGTACAGTTCCATTTGATGACGAGGGTACATTGTACGCAAACTGGAAATGGTTTCAATTTTTGGAGGATGGCAAACCAGGTGAAAACGACAACTGA
- the LOC121056735 gene encoding uncharacterized protein LOC121056735 — translation MGYLWRVRLSSFLAGTASASAAGFFFLYKDHLLARAAIARQVEDIKEASEKHYEALNQRISVLESRNESEDTKEASD, via the exons atgGGGTACCTGTGGCGCGTGCGGCTATCGTCGTTCTTGGCCGgcacggcgtcggcgtcggcggcggggttcttcttcctctacaaggaccacctcctcgcccgcgccgccatcgcccgcCAG GTGGAGGACATCAAGGAAGCTTCTGAAAAGCACTATGAAGCCCTAAATCAGCGAATCTCGGTATTGGAAAGCAGAAATGAATCAGAAGATACTAAAGAGGCATCTGATTAA